The following proteins are encoded in a genomic region of Gammaproteobacteria bacterium:
- the waaA gene encoding lipid IV(A) 3-deoxy-D-manno-octulosonic acid transferase, with translation MPHTPAERLYTALIVGAAPLVLLNLARRGLRNRAYWRRWGERFGRGALPEDCPVWIHAVSVGEVQAAVPLVRRVLERYPGLRVLVTTTTPTGSERVRAAFGTEVEHVYAAYDLPGAVGRFLDRVRPRLAVFMETELWPNTLRLCAERAIPVVLANARLSERSARGYARFPGVVGPMLGRIGAIAAQARPDADRFLALGVPGERVQVTGSLKFDVPLPASLREQAEALRRQWGADRSVWVAASTHEGEEKRVLEAFDRLLQHCPDSLLVLVPRHPERFARVLALARRMGFRVVQRTRAGEDATQAQVFLGDTMGELPLFFAAADVAFVGGSLVPTGGHNLLEPAALGVPVLFGPHVFNFAEVSGMLVERGAGRQVGGARELAALVCELFQDPDRRHAMGESAREAVVENRGALERLMAVLEPRLGLLAGSGRGSAPSAAPVSASTSR, from the coding sequence ATGCCTCACACTCCTGCCGAGCGGCTCTACACGGCGCTCATCGTTGGGGCCGCGCCGCTGGTTCTCCTCAACCTCGCCCGGCGCGGCCTTCGCAACCGCGCCTACTGGCGGCGCTGGGGCGAGCGCTTCGGGCGCGGCGCGCTGCCCGAGGACTGCCCGGTGTGGATCCACGCGGTCTCGGTGGGCGAGGTGCAGGCGGCCGTGCCCCTCGTGCGCCGGGTCCTGGAGCGTTACCCGGGGCTTCGGGTGCTGGTCACGACGACGACGCCTACCGGGTCCGAGCGCGTGCGCGCCGCGTTCGGTACCGAGGTCGAGCACGTGTACGCGGCCTACGACCTGCCCGGGGCGGTCGGGCGCTTTCTCGACCGCGTGCGGCCCCGACTCGCCGTGTTCATGGAGACCGAGCTCTGGCCCAACACCCTGCGGCTCTGCGCCGAGCGCGCAATCCCGGTGGTGTTGGCCAACGCGCGGCTCTCCGAGCGCTCGGCCCGGGGGTACGCCCGCTTCCCCGGGGTGGTCGGGCCCATGCTCGGGCGGATCGGCGCCATCGCGGCCCAGGCCCGGCCGGATGCGGATCGGTTCCTCGCCCTCGGGGTCCCCGGGGAGCGGGTGCAGGTCACGGGCAGCTTGAAGTTCGACGTGCCGCTCCCCGCGAGCCTGCGGGAGCAGGCCGAGGCGCTCCGGCGCCAGTGGGGGGCGGACCGCAGCGTCTGGGTGGCGGCGAGCACCCACGAGGGCGAGGAGAAGCGGGTCCTGGAGGCCTTCGACCGCCTGCTGCAGCACTGCCCGGACAGTCTCCTGGTGCTCGTCCCGCGGCACCCGGAGCGGTTCGCACGGGTGCTCGCCCTGGCGCGCCGGATGGGGTTCCGGGTCGTTCAGCGCACCCGTGCGGGCGAGGACGCCACGCAGGCCCAGGTCTTCCTCGGGGACACCATGGGCGAGCTGCCGCTGTTCTTCGCGGCCGCGGACGTCGCCTTCGTCGGGGGTAGCCTCGTGCCCACCGGGGGCCACAACCTGCTCGAGCCTGCGGCCCTGGGCGTCCCGGTGCTCTTCGGCCCGCACGTCTTCAACTTCGCCGAAGTGAGCGGCATGCTCGTGGAGCGCGGGGCAGGCCGCCAGGTGGGCGGTGCGCGGGAGCTCGCGGCGCTGGTCTGTGAGCTCTTCCAGGACCCCGATCGGCGCCACGCCATGGGGGAGAGCGCCCGTGAGGCCGTCGTGGAGAACCGCGGCGCCCTCGAGCGGCTGATGGCCGTTCTGGAGCCCCGCCTGGGGCTCCTCGCCGGCTCGGGGCGCGGGAGCGCCCCGAGCGCGGCCCCCGTCAGTGCTTCAACCAGCCGTTGA
- a CDS encoding TolC family outer membrane protein produces MKNRMHLPSVIALTVSLALGLPNAAGAIDLVETYKLALDNDADFAAAVAGNKAAQEFKPQARAALLPNISLEAWTAYNDGRRKARGRTGMVADDARYNTNGYGLSLTQPVFRWDRWVQLEQADNRVKQANAELDSAAQDLIVSAAARYFEVLAAEDNLEFRITTKDAFFSQYNQALQRFEVGLIAITDVEEAKAGHDLAVAEEIRARNALENAREALRELVGEYYEQLAPLAKEVPLLKPDPDSAERWVEKALAENRQVAAATYASKVAQEEIKRRASGHLPTLDLVAGRNYSAQSESPKLTDLSIGGPSRNYTDAIGLQVTLPIFSGGLTYSQTEQARHQYQQALEQLESARRGTHRQARQSYNGVIDSISGVAALRQALASTQKALEAIEAGFQVGTRTSVDVLNAQRNTYESQRDYKNAQYTYILGGLRLKQAAGTLSPDDLVPINGWLKH; encoded by the coding sequence ATGAAAAACAGAATGCACCTCCCCTCGGTGATCGCGCTGACGGTGAGCCTCGCGCTCGGCCTGCCCAACGCGGCGGGGGCGATCGACCTGGTCGAGACCTACAAGCTCGCTCTCGACAACGACGCCGACTTCGCCGCAGCGGTCGCCGGAAACAAGGCCGCCCAGGAATTCAAGCCCCAGGCCCGCGCTGCGCTGCTGCCCAACATCTCCCTGGAGGCCTGGACCGCGTACAACGACGGCCGGCGCAAGGCCCGGGGCCGCACCGGCATGGTCGCCGATGACGCCCGCTACAACACCAACGGCTACGGCCTCAGCCTGACCCAACCCGTCTTCCGCTGGGACCGCTGGGTCCAGCTGGAACAGGCCGACAACCGGGTGAAGCAGGCCAACGCGGAGCTGGACTCCGCGGCCCAGGATCTGATCGTGAGCGCCGCGGCGCGCTACTTCGAGGTGCTCGCGGCCGAGGACAACCTGGAGTTCCGCATCACCACCAAAGACGCATTCTTCTCCCAGTACAACCAGGCCCTGCAGCGCTTCGAGGTCGGGCTCATCGCCATCACCGACGTGGAGGAGGCGAAGGCCGGCCACGACCTCGCAGTAGCCGAGGAGATCCGCGCCCGCAACGCCCTGGAGAACGCCCGCGAGGCCCTGCGCGAGCTGGTGGGGGAGTACTACGAGCAGCTGGCCCCGCTGGCGAAGGAGGTGCCCCTCCTCAAGCCCGACCCGGACAGCGCGGAGCGCTGGGTGGAAAAGGCGCTCGCCGAGAACCGGCAGGTCGCGGCCGCGACCTACGCGTCGAAGGTCGCCCAGGAGGAGATCAAGCGGCGCGCCTCCGGACACCTGCCGACCCTGGACCTGGTCGCAGGACGGAACTACTCCGCCCAGTCGGAGAGCCCCAAGCTGACCGACCTCAGCATCGGCGGCCCGAGCCGAAACTACACCGACGCCATCGGACTGCAGGTCACACTGCCCATCTTCAGCGGCGGCCTCACGTACTCCCAGACCGAGCAGGCCCGCCACCAGTACCAGCAGGCCCTGGAGCAGCTCGAGTCCGCACGCCGGGGCACGCACCGCCAGGCGCGCCAGTCCTACAACGGCGTCATCGACAGCATCTCCGGCGTCGCCGCCCTGCGTCAGGCCCTGGCCTCGACCCAGAAGGCGTTGGAGGCGATCGAGGCCGGCTTCCAGGTGGGCACCCGCACCTCGGTGGACGTCCTGAACGCCCAGCGCAACACCTACGAATCCCAGCGCGACTACAAGAACGCCCAGTACACCTACATCCTGGGCGGTCTGCGCCTGAAACAGGCCGCCGGCACGCTCTCCCCCGACGACCTGGTGCCCATCAACGGCTGGTTGAAGCACTGA
- a CDS encoding sulfurtransferase, giving the protein MRRFTARQLQDYLEKVATRPLLLDVREPWEYQICRLPDSRLVPMRQLPAAIEGLDPGREVVVTCHHGMRSLAVARYLEQAGFTNIINLDGGVAAWARDVDPTMPTY; this is encoded by the coding sequence ATGCGGCGCTTCACGGCCCGCCAGCTTCAGGACTATCTCGAAAAGGTCGCTACAAGGCCGCTGCTCCTGGACGTTCGCGAGCCTTGGGAATACCAGATCTGCAGGCTGCCGGACAGCCGGCTCGTGCCCATGCGGCAGTTGCCGGCGGCCATCGAAGGGCTTGACCCGGGACGGGAGGTCGTGGTGACCTGCCACCACGGGATGCGCAGCCTCGCCGTCGCCCGTTACCTCGAGCAGGCCGGCTTCACGAACATCATCAACCTGGACGGCGGAGTGGCGGCTTGGGCCAGGGACGTCGACCCCACGATGCCGACTTATTGA
- the thiC gene encoding phosphomethylpyrimidine synthase ThiC translates to MSAVPENFLSRTARVDPAAMHPFPRSRKVYVQGSRPDLRVPMREIALGDTPSVLGAEKNAPVTVYDTSGPYTDPAAPIDVRNGLPRLRAAWVEGRGDTQALPGPSSGYGRERAADPALAHLRFAAPHQPRRARPGRTVTQMHYARQGIVTPEMEFVAIRENVRLAEYRDRGLLARRHPGQGLGARIPDEITPEFVRAELASGRAILPANVNHPESEPMIIGRNFLVKINANLGNSALSSSIEEEVEKMTWAIRWGADTVMDLSTGPHIHETREWIIRNSPVPIGTVPIYQALEKVEGRAQELTWEMFRDTLLEQAEQGVDYVTIHAGLLLHHVPLTARRLTGIVSRGGSILAKWCLAHHRENFLYTHFEEICEILAAYDVGVSLGDGLRPGSIADANDEAQFGELETLGELTRVAWKHDVQVMIEGPGHVPMQLIGENMDRELRDCLEAPFYTLGPLTTDIAPGYDHITSAIGAAMIGWLGTAMLCYVTPKEHLGLPDKQDVKEGIIAYKIAAHAADLAKGHPAAQLRDNALSKARFEFRWEDQFSLSLDPDRAREYHDATLPKEVHKLAHFCSMCGPQFCSMKITQDVREYAERREADDDAAAAEQGMRDKAREFVEQGAKLYREV, encoded by the coding sequence ATGAGCGCTGTCCCCGAGAATTTCCTCAGCCGCACCGCCCGCGTGGACCCGGCGGCGATGCACCCGTTCCCGCGCTCGCGCAAGGTCTACGTGCAGGGCAGCCGGCCTGACCTGCGCGTGCCCATGCGCGAGATCGCGCTCGGCGACACCCCCTCGGTGCTCGGGGCGGAGAAGAATGCCCCGGTCACCGTCTACGACACCTCCGGCCCGTACACCGACCCGGCCGCCCCGATCGACGTCCGGAACGGATTGCCGCGGCTCAGGGCCGCCTGGGTCGAGGGGCGCGGGGACACGCAAGCGCTCCCGGGCCCCAGCTCGGGGTACGGGCGGGAGAGAGCGGCCGATCCGGCGCTCGCGCACCTGCGTTTCGCCGCACCGCACCAGCCCCGGCGGGCCCGGCCGGGGCGCACCGTCACCCAGATGCACTACGCCCGGCAGGGGATCGTCACGCCGGAGATGGAGTTCGTGGCGATCCGGGAGAACGTGCGTCTCGCGGAGTACCGCGACCGGGGGCTCCTCGCGCGGCGCCACCCGGGACAGGGGCTCGGCGCGCGGATCCCGGACGAGATCACACCCGAGTTCGTGCGTGCGGAACTGGCGAGCGGGCGGGCGATCCTCCCCGCGAACGTGAACCACCCGGAGAGCGAGCCCATGATCATCGGGCGCAATTTCCTGGTGAAGATCAACGCCAACCTGGGCAACTCCGCGCTGTCCTCCTCGATCGAGGAGGAGGTCGAGAAGATGACCTGGGCCATCCGCTGGGGCGCGGACACGGTGATGGACCTCTCGACCGGGCCCCACATCCACGAGACCCGCGAGTGGATCATCCGCAACAGCCCGGTCCCCATCGGCACCGTACCGATCTACCAGGCCCTCGAGAAGGTCGAGGGCCGGGCGCAGGAGCTGACCTGGGAGATGTTCCGGGACACCCTTCTCGAGCAGGCCGAGCAGGGGGTGGACTACGTCACCATCCACGCCGGCCTGCTGCTCCACCACGTGCCGCTCACGGCCCGCCGGTTGACCGGGATCGTCTCGCGCGGGGGCTCGATCCTCGCGAAGTGGTGTCTCGCCCACCACCGGGAGAACTTCCTGTACACCCACTTCGAGGAGATCTGCGAGATCCTGGCGGCCTATGACGTGGGCGTCTCGCTCGGCGACGGGCTGCGCCCGGGCTCCATCGCCGACGCCAACGACGAGGCCCAGTTCGGGGAGCTCGAGACCCTGGGGGAGCTCACGCGCGTCGCCTGGAAGCACGACGTGCAGGTGATGATCGAGGGTCCGGGCCACGTGCCGATGCAGCTCATCGGCGAGAACATGGACCGGGAGCTGCGGGACTGCCTCGAGGCCCCGTTCTACACGCTGGGCCCGCTCACGACCGACATCGCGCCCGGCTACGACCACATCACGAGCGCCATCGGCGCGGCGATGATCGGCTGGCTCGGCACGGCGATGCTCTGTTACGTGACGCCCAAGGAGCACCTGGGGCTTCCGGACAAGCAGGACGTCAAGGAAGGGATCATCGCCTACAAGATCGCCGCGCACGCCGCCGACCTGGCGAAGGGCCACCCGGCGGCGCAGTTGCGCGACAACGCGCTCTCCAAGGCCCGGTTCGAGTTCCGGTGGGAGGACCAGTTCAGCCTGTCCCTCGACCCCGACCGGGCGCGTGAGTACCACGACGCGACCCTGCCGAAGGAGGTGCACAAGCTGGCGCACTTCTGCTCCATGTGCGGGCCGCAGTTCTGCTCCATGAAGATCACGCAGGACGTGCGTGAGTACGCCGAGCGCCGCGAGGCCGACGACGACGCGGCGGCCGCCGAGCAGGGGATGCGGGACAAGGCCCGGGAGTTCGTGGAGCAGGGGGCGAAGCTGTACCGGGAGGTGTGA
- a CDS encoding glucan ABC transporter ATP-binding protein/ permease, whose translation MEFLNVYRRVLALLARERRLAVTLALANLALASLHFAEPVLFGKVVDVLAGIAGRPRGEVWHDTLLLLTLWGVVGLTGIVANILVALFADRLAHRNRLGAMQRFFEHVLALPLAFHGDIHSGRLLKVMLQGADHLFGLWLAFFREHLETFVTLLVLLPLTLFLNWRLALLLIALVVLFALMTTLVIRRTERAQSEVESQHSQLAASASDALANVVVVQSFVRHEAETRNFSDISRKVLRAQFPVLNWWALVSVMTRAASTLAVISIFALGTWLTLAGEATVGEVVSFMGFANLLIGRLEHAMGFASRLFFQLPALREFFQVLDTRSNVAERPGAAALPRVRGDVAFEGVSFAYGSGRLTLADVDMQVPAGSTVALVGHTGAGKTTALSLLHRVWDPTAGRILVDGVDIREVTLASLRQNIGVVFQESLLFNRSIAENLRVGKPDATNAELEAAARLAEAHDFILRQPRGYETLVGERGSTLSGGERQRLAIARALLKDPPILILDEATSALDAATEARVQKALKALTRNRTTFIIAHRLSTVREATRILVFDQGRIVERGTFAELVTRGGVFAGLVATQLAAAP comes from the coding sequence ATGGAATTCCTGAACGTCTACCGGCGCGTGCTCGCGCTGCTCGCCCGCGAGCGCCGCCTTGCGGTGACGCTGGCGCTCGCGAACCTCGCGCTGGCCAGTCTCCACTTCGCCGAGCCGGTCCTGTTCGGCAAGGTCGTGGACGTCCTCGCGGGCATCGCCGGCCGGCCCCGGGGGGAGGTCTGGCACGACACCCTCCTTCTGCTCACCCTCTGGGGGGTCGTGGGGCTGACCGGGATCGTCGCGAACATCCTGGTCGCGCTCTTCGCCGATCGCCTGGCCCACCGCAACCGTCTGGGCGCCATGCAGCGCTTCTTCGAGCACGTGCTGGCGCTGCCTCTCGCCTTCCACGGGGACATCCACTCCGGACGCCTCCTGAAGGTGATGCTGCAGGGCGCGGACCACCTGTTCGGGCTCTGGCTCGCGTTCTTCCGGGAGCACCTGGAGACCTTCGTCACCCTGCTGGTGCTGCTGCCTCTCACGCTGTTCCTGAACTGGCGCCTCGCGCTCCTGCTGATCGCGCTCGTGGTCCTCTTCGCGCTCATGACGACGCTGGTCATCCGGCGCACGGAGCGGGCGCAATCCGAAGTGGAATCCCAGCACTCCCAGCTCGCCGCCTCGGCGAGCGACGCGCTGGCCAACGTGGTCGTGGTCCAGAGCTTCGTGCGCCACGAGGCCGAGACCAGGAACTTCTCGGACATCTCGAGGAAGGTGCTGCGCGCCCAGTTCCCGGTGCTGAACTGGTGGGCCCTGGTGAGCGTGATGACGCGCGCGGCGAGCACCCTCGCGGTCATCTCCATCTTCGCGCTCGGGACCTGGCTCACGCTCGCCGGTGAGGCGACCGTCGGCGAGGTGGTGAGCTTCATGGGCTTCGCCAACCTGCTCATCGGGCGCCTGGAGCACGCGATGGGGTTCGCCTCGCGCCTGTTCTTCCAGCTCCCCGCCCTGCGCGAGTTCTTCCAGGTTCTGGACACCCGCTCGAACGTCGCCGAGCGCCCGGGCGCCGCGGCGCTGCCCCGGGTGCGCGGGGACGTGGCCTTCGAGGGGGTGTCCTTCGCCTACGGCAGCGGGCGGCTCACGCTCGCGGACGTGGACATGCAGGTGCCCGCGGGGAGCACCGTCGCCCTGGTGGGGCACACCGGGGCGGGGAAGACGACGGCCCTCTCCCTGCTGCACCGGGTCTGGGACCCGACGGCGGGCCGCATCCTCGTCGACGGCGTCGACATCCGCGAGGTCACGCTGGCGAGCCTGCGCCAGAACATCGGTGTAGTGTTCCAGGAGAGCCTGCTGTTCAACCGATCGATCGCGGAGAACCTGCGGGTAGGCAAACCCGACGCGACCAACGCGGAGCTCGAGGCGGCGGCGCGGCTCGCCGAGGCCCACGACTTCATCCTGCGCCAGCCCCGGGGCTACGAGACCCTGGTGGGTGAGCGCGGCTCCACGCTCTCGGGCGGCGAGCGCCAGCGCCTCGCCATCGCCCGCGCGTTGCTGAAGGACCCCCCCATCCTGATCCTGGACGAGGCCACCTCCGCGCTCGACGCCGCCACCGAGGCGCGGGTGCAAAAGGCACTGAAGGCGCTGACGCGCAACCGCACGACGTTCATCATCGCCCACCGCCTGTCGACGGTCCGGGAAGCCACCCGGATCCTGGTCTTCGACCAGGGACGCATCGTGGAGCGCGGCACCTTCGCGGAGTTGGTCACGCGTGGCGGGGTCTTCGCGGGCCTGGTGGCCACGCAGCTGGCGGCAGCACCCTAG
- a CDS encoding NUDIX domain-containing protein: MSRIPPHARCVFSGVLFDVFQWEQELFDGSTATFEAVRRLPSVQILATTPDDRVVLLREEQPFVGRFVAVPGGRIDRGQTPGETVLRELREELGMAPEGVEPWQTETFGSNIQWTTHDFIARRCRQVAAPEREAGERIEPYLVTFERFLEESERPDFRNKALANRLFRMRHTPGATESFRERLFGR; the protein is encoded by the coding sequence ATGAGTCGAATTCCGCCCCACGCCCGCTGCGTCTTCAGCGGGGTCCTCTTCGACGTCTTCCAGTGGGAGCAGGAGCTGTTCGACGGCAGCACCGCGACCTTCGAAGCCGTCCGCCGCCTGCCCTCGGTCCAGATCCTCGCGACCACCCCCGATGACCGGGTGGTCCTGCTGCGCGAGGAGCAGCCCTTCGTCGGCCGCTTCGTCGCCGTGCCCGGCGGACGCATCGACCGGGGACAAACCCCCGGGGAGACGGTGCTGCGGGAGCTGCGCGAGGAGCTCGGCATGGCGCCGGAGGGCGTCGAGCCCTGGCAGACCGAGACCTTCGGCTCGAACATCCAGTGGACCACCCACGACTTCATCGCGCGGCGCTGTCGGCAGGTCGCCGCGCCCGAGCGCGAGGCGGGAGAGCGCATCGAGCCCTACCTCGTCACCTTCGAGCGGTTCCTCGAAGAGAGTGAGCGGCCCGACTTCCGCAACAAGGCGCTCGCCAACCGGCTCTTCCGCATGCGCCACACCCCCGGGGCCACCGAGTCATTTCGTGAGCGGCTGTTCGGCCGCTGA